From the Gammaproteobacteria bacterium genome, the window ACCATATGGTGTCATTTGTCAATTCTCGCCACATCCTAAGTGGCGATCACTAAAAAACTTCATTTCCCTACCCAACATCTATCCATGTGGGCGCTTGGACGCGGACAGCGAAGGGCTTGTGCTTCTCACCGACACAGGCTGGCTGCAGCACCTTATCACATCGCCAAAGCACAAGACCTGGAAAACCTATTGGGTGCAAGTAGAGGGAGAGATTGACGATGAAGCGCTAGAGCGCTTGCGGAGCGGCGTGATGATCCGGGGCAAAAAAACGCTTCCGGCACAAGTGAGTAGGCTGGGTCCTCCCGATAGCCTGTGGCCGCGAAATCCTCCCATCCGCTATCGCAAAAATGTACCAGACTGCTGGCTACAGATGCGATTACGA encodes:
- a CDS encoding pseudouridine synthase, whose protein sequence is MPQLIAFNKPYGVICQFSPHPKWRSLKNFISLPNIYPCGRLDADSEGLVLLTDTGWLQHLITSPKHKTWKTYWVQVEGEIDDEALERLRSGVMIRGKKTLPAQVSRLGPPDSLWPRNPPIRYRKNVPDCWLQMRLREGRNRQVRRMTAAVGHPTLRLIRYSIGPISVAPLRPGEWRCIEIPQTWQTRRPPQHDNSRHNRRNHRSRRQVPHR